The Corynebacterium jeddahense genome has a window encoding:
- a CDS encoding DUF2786 domain-containing protein, which yields MRTEDKIKQRVQKLLNQARDREGTPEGDVFYARAFELMAQYGYEQRYIDGPEPSEVGQRAYEFTGSYTEMQANLLLTIAAALHCTGFSQRVYNSTRMKDAVIFGCVRHLERVDMLYPLLLPAMLADAQKLHANSWGESAVVRRRSFMSGFAASIGARLSQAERTVEESDGEYGLVLVDDFQKATEARDNFAAEQGFLLGNYASKRSFDADAFSQGHAAGQRSDIGQSRVRARPALPF from the coding sequence ATGCGTACCGAGGACAAGATCAAACAACGAGTGCAAAAACTGCTGAACCAGGCGCGCGACAGGGAGGGCACGCCCGAGGGGGACGTGTTTTACGCCCGCGCGTTCGAGCTCATGGCGCAATACGGCTACGAGCAGCGGTACATCGACGGCCCGGAACCGTCCGAGGTGGGCCAGCGCGCCTACGAATTCACGGGCTCGTACACGGAGATGCAGGCGAACCTCCTGCTCACCATCGCGGCTGCGCTGCATTGCACCGGGTTTTCGCAGCGCGTGTACAACTCCACGCGGATGAAGGACGCCGTCATCTTCGGGTGCGTGCGCCACCTCGAACGCGTGGACATGCTCTACCCGCTGCTGCTACCGGCGATGCTCGCGGACGCCCAGAAGCTGCACGCCAACAGTTGGGGTGAGTCGGCGGTGGTTCGGCGGCGCTCCTTCATGTCCGGGTTCGCGGCCAGCATCGGTGCGCGGCTTTCGCAAGCCGAGCGCACCGTGGAGGAATCCGACGGTGAATACGGGCTCGTGCTTGTCGACGACTTTCAGAAAGCCACCGAAGCCCGCGACAACTTCGCCGCGGAGCAGGGCTTTCTCCTGGGCAACTACGCGTCGAAGCGGTCGTTCGACGCGGACGCGTTCAGCCAGGGCCACGCGGCAGGACAGCGCTCCGACATCGGGCAGAGCCGAGTGCGAGCCCGGCCCGCCCTGCCGTTCTAG
- a CDS encoding amidohydrolase, with the protein MESALAQLVGTLDATRQAREALYVWFHQHPELSLQELQTASKIRSRLDALQLSHLQVGETGTVCVLDNGPGPVVAIRADIDGLPVQERSAKPYASTATQIDAVSGHEEHVAHACGHDFHIMGVLGALEAFAANRDCWRGTLVAVFQPAEEAYAGSRVMLANGVREAMPKPDVYLGQHVLPMLPAGFVGTRPGPFMSQAFSAHIEVWGKGTHGSMPEKGVDPILLASNIVTRLHTVVAREIEAKDTAVLTVGALHAGVKANVIPETAELRVNTRAYTREVSDKLRSAIIRIVRGECIAAGSPREPEITFYDEYPLTDNNPVITSRVRDAFDAYFDDEAMDLGRIPASEDFSIIPDALGVPYTYWGVGGFADWENAPGNHSPTFAPDLQPTLDRAAEAMIVAAAAWLVDEDGG; encoded by the coding sequence ATGGAATCCGCTCTTGCTCAGCTTGTTGGAACGCTGGACGCCACGCGCCAAGCGCGCGAGGCACTCTACGTGTGGTTCCACCAGCATCCCGAGCTGTCGTTGCAGGAGCTTCAGACCGCATCGAAGATCCGTTCCCGCCTGGATGCGCTGCAGTTGTCCCACCTGCAGGTCGGAGAGACCGGCACCGTGTGCGTGCTGGACAACGGCCCCGGGCCTGTGGTGGCTATCCGCGCGGACATCGACGGCCTACCCGTCCAGGAGCGCTCCGCGAAGCCGTACGCCTCTACTGCCACGCAGATCGATGCGGTCAGCGGACACGAAGAGCACGTGGCGCACGCCTGCGGGCACGACTTCCACATCATGGGCGTGCTCGGAGCGCTGGAAGCTTTCGCCGCCAACCGCGACTGCTGGCGCGGCACCCTGGTCGCCGTGTTCCAGCCCGCGGAGGAGGCGTATGCCGGCTCGCGCGTGATGCTGGCGAACGGCGTGCGGGAGGCGATGCCGAAACCGGACGTCTACTTGGGCCAGCACGTGCTGCCCATGCTGCCCGCGGGCTTCGTGGGCACCCGCCCTGGGCCGTTTATGTCCCAGGCCTTCTCTGCACACATTGAAGTCTGGGGCAAGGGCACCCACGGCTCCATGCCGGAAAAGGGGGTGGATCCGATCCTACTCGCCTCCAATATCGTCACCCGTCTGCACACCGTGGTCGCCCGCGAGATCGAGGCGAAAGACACCGCTGTGCTCACCGTCGGTGCGCTCCACGCCGGCGTGAAGGCCAACGTGATCCCGGAGACCGCCGAGCTGCGTGTAAACACCCGCGCGTACACCCGCGAGGTCAGCGACAAGCTGCGCAGCGCGATCATCCGCATCGTGCGCGGCGAGTGCATCGCCGCCGGAAGCCCCCGGGAGCCGGAGATCACCTTCTACGACGAGTACCCGCTCACGGACAACAACCCGGTGATCACCTCACGGGTGCGCGACGCCTTCGACGCCTACTTCGACGACGAGGCCATGGACCTGGGCCGGATCCCCGCCTCGGAGGATTTCTCCATCATCCCGGACGCCCTCGGCGTGCCGTACACGTACTGGGGTGTGGGCGGTTTCGCCGACTGGGAAAACGCCCCCGGGAACCACTCCCCCACGTTCGCGCCGGACCTCCAGCCCACGCTCGACCGGGCGGCCGAGGCGATGATCGTGGCTGCGGCCGCGTGGCTGGTGGACGAGGACGGGGGCTAG
- the rpsH gene encoding 30S ribosomal protein S8: protein MTMTDPIADMLSRVRNATNAQHETVSMPSSKIKVNIAEILKQEGYIEDYKVEDEKVGKTLTLNLKYGPTREASIAGLRRVSKPGLRVYAKSNDLPQVLGGLGVAIISTSHGLLTDRQAHEKGVGGEVLAYVW from the coding sequence ATGACCATGACTGATCCGATCGCGGACATGTTGTCGCGCGTGCGCAATGCAACAAATGCGCAGCACGAGACCGTGTCTATGCCGTCCTCCAAGATCAAGGTGAACATCGCCGAGATCTTGAAGCAGGAGGGCTACATCGAAGACTACAAAGTTGAGGACGAGAAGGTCGGCAAGACGCTGACGCTCAACCTCAAGTACGGCCCGACCCGCGAGGCTTCCATCGCGGGCCTGCGCCGTGTGTCCAAGCCGGGCCTGCGCGTGTACGCGAAGTCCAACGACCTGCCTCAGGTGCTCGGCGGTCTGGGCGTGGCGATCATCTCCACGTCCCACGGCCTGCTGACTGACCGCCAGGCTCACGAGAAGGGTGTAGGCGGGGAAGTCCTCGCTTACGTCTGGTAA
- the rplF gene encoding 50S ribosomal protein L6: MSRVGNAPIAIPNGVDVKVDGQHVEVKGPKGTMDLDMPEPITAAVEDNQIVVSRPDDHRQNRSLHGLTRSLINNLVVGVTEGYKINMEIFGVGYRVQQKGKDLEFALGYSHPILIEAPEGVTFSVDGNTKFAIEGTDKQQVGQIAANIRRLRKDDPYKGKGIRYAGEQIRRKVGKTGK, from the coding sequence ATGTCGCGTGTAGGTAACGCACCCATCGCAATCCCGAACGGCGTCGACGTCAAGGTCGACGGCCAGCACGTCGAGGTCAAGGGCCCGAAGGGCACCATGGACCTGGATATGCCGGAGCCGATCACCGCTGCCGTCGAGGACAACCAGATCGTGGTGTCCCGTCCGGACGACCACCGCCAGAACCGCTCGCTGCACGGCCTGACCCGCTCGCTGATCAACAACCTCGTTGTCGGCGTGACCGAGGGCTACAAGATCAATATGGAGATCTTCGGCGTCGGCTACCGCGTGCAGCAGAAGGGCAAGGACCTCGAGTTCGCCCTCGGCTACTCGCACCCGATCCTGATCGAGGCGCCCGAAGGCGTCACCTTCTCCGTCGACGGCAACACCAAATTCGCCATCGAGGGCACTGACAAGCAGCAGGTTGGCCAGATCGCGGCGAACATCCGCCGTCTGCGTAAGGATGACCCGTACAAGGGTAAGGGCATCCGCTACGCCGGCGAGCAGATCCGTCGCAAGGTCGGAAAGACGGGTAAGTAA
- the rplR gene encoding 50S ribosomal protein L18: MSNTAENTKRTPVGKDISTRRREARARRHNRIRKELRGTPETPRLVVHRSSRHIHVQVIDDLAGHTLVSASSIEPEVRNIEGDKKDKAAKVGQLVAERAKAAGIEAIVFDRGGYKYHGRVAALAEAAREGGLKF; encoded by the coding sequence ATGAGCAATACTGCAGAGAACACCAAGCGCACTCCGGTTGGCAAGGACATCTCGACCCGCCGCCGCGAGGCCCGCGCACGTCGCCACAACCGCATCCGCAAGGAGCTGCGCGGCACCCCGGAGACCCCGCGTCTCGTCGTCCACCGCTCCTCGCGCCACATCCACGTCCAGGTCATCGACGACCTCGCGGGCCACACGCTGGTCTCCGCGTCGTCCATCGAGCCGGAGGTGCGCAACATCGAGGGCGATAAGAAGGACAAGGCCGCCAAGGTTGGCCAGCTCGTCGCAGAGCGCGCCAAGGCTGCCGGCATCGAGGCAATCGTCTTCGACCGCGGCGGCTACAAGTACCACGGCCGCGTCGCGGCCCTGGCAGAGGCAGCTCGTGAAGGTGGTCTGAAGTTCTAA
- the rpsE gene encoding 30S ribosomal protein S5: MAERERRDGGRSAGDQNNNDRNDRNDRGNRGDRGERGGRGGRRDDRRNNNQNDERDKYIERVITINRVAKTVKGGRNMSFTALVVVGDGEGMVGVGYGKAKEVPAAIQKGAEEARKNFFRVPMIGGTIPHPVQAEEAAGIVMLRPAAPGTGVIAGGAVRPVLECAGVQDILAKSLGSDNALNVVQATVAALKQLVRPEEIAAKRGKSLEDVAPARMLRARAGQEA; this comes from the coding sequence ATGGCCGAACGTGAACGGCGTGACGGCGGGCGCTCCGCCGGCGACCAGAACAACAACGACCGCAATGACCGCAACGATCGCGGCAACCGCGGTGACCGTGGCGAGCGCGGGGGCCGAGGCGGCCGCCGCGACGATCGTCGCAACAACAACCAGAACGACGAGCGCGATAAGTACATCGAGCGCGTCATCACCATCAACCGCGTGGCAAAGACCGTCAAGGGCGGCCGCAACATGTCCTTCACCGCACTCGTCGTCGTCGGCGACGGTGAGGGCATGGTCGGCGTCGGCTACGGCAAGGCCAAGGAAGTTCCCGCCGCGATTCAGAAGGGTGCAGAAGAGGCTCGCAAGAACTTTTTCCGCGTCCCGATGATCGGCGGCACCATCCCGCACCCGGTGCAGGCCGAAGAGGCTGCCGGCATCGTGATGCTCCGCCCGGCTGCGCCCGGTACCGGTGTCATCGCCGGCGGCGCCGTCCGCCCGGTGCTCGAGTGCGCTGGCGTGCAGGACATCCTGGCGAAGTCCCTCGGCTCCGACAACGCGCTCAACGTGGTCCAGGCGACCGTGGCTGCCCTGAAGCAGCTCGTGCGCCCGGAGGAGATCGCCGCGAAGCGCGGCAAGTCCCTCGAGGACGTTGCCCCGGCACGTATGCTGCGCGCACGCGCAGGACAGGAGGCCTAA
- the rpmD gene encoding 50S ribosomal protein L30, which produces MALKITLHHGKVGEKPMTRKNLEALGLRKIGQSVVKPDNAATRGQILKVRHLVTVEEVAGE; this is translated from the coding sequence ATGGCTCTGAAGATTACGTTGCACCACGGCAAGGTCGGCGAGAAGCCGATGACCCGCAAGAACCTCGAGGCCCTCGGCCTGCGCAAGATCGGCCAGTCCGTGGTCAAGCCGGACAACGCCGCGACGCGCGGCCAGATCCTCAAGGTGCGCCACCTCGTCACCGTCGAAGAAGTTGCAGGGGAGTAG
- the rplO gene encoding 50S ribosomal protein L15 yields MADIIKLHDLRPAEGANKAKTRVGRGEASKGKTAGRGTKGTKARKQVSAAFEGGQMPLHMRLPKLKGFKNPNRVEYQVVNVADLAKAFPQGGDVTVADIAAKGLVRPKQPVKVLGEGDINVALNVTANKFSKSAEEKIKAAGGSANVVEFSKRG; encoded by the coding sequence ATGGCTGACATCATCAAGCTCCATGATCTGCGCCCGGCAGAGGGCGCGAACAAGGCCAAGACCCGCGTCGGCCGCGGTGAGGCGTCCAAGGGTAAGACCGCTGGTCGCGGTACGAAGGGCACCAAGGCTCGCAAGCAGGTTTCCGCTGCTTTCGAGGGTGGCCAGATGCCGCTGCACATGCGTCTGCCGAAGCTGAAGGGCTTCAAGAACCCGAACCGCGTCGAGTACCAGGTGGTCAACGTCGCGGATCTGGCGAAGGCCTTCCCGCAGGGCGGCGACGTCACCGTCGCCGACATCGCCGCGAAGGGCCTCGTGCGCCCGAAGCAGCCGGTGAAGGTGCTCGGCGAGGGTGACATCAACGTCGCGCTCAACGTCACCGCGAACAAGTTCTCCAAGTCCGCTGAGGAGAAGATCAAGGCCGCTGGCGGTTCCGCCAACGTGGTCGAGTTCTCCAAGCGCGGCTAA
- a CDS encoding trypsin-like serine peptidase translates to MYLNSHIRKIFSRATVLASSACLAMAVAPVAVHAQESFIGEEAETTVGVINPNGQSTRSVSSEMTLDEYWTLDRMSRATPVDATLDLPFAADQATSNSKEVVVSPEVPEREQEASEPIEPFSSSSQTASEAHSRIGNSGAANGKVFFSKKVNGRYKDYVCSASAVNSDNKSTVITAGHCVHSGSGGEFHKNWVFVPEYTIGVAPHGRFKANFMTTTTDWANYGTTPRGFAADFGFVTVNSERGKRLVDAVGGHGLRSGNAGSFKADIIGYPANRFLGSSMFRCTVPVKNENRSSYNFYMSYGCNFGGGASGGAWLEDFNGTLGHIRSVSSFGPANGAAYLGSPIITSKIWDMFDSTASRPVK, encoded by the coding sequence ATGTATCTCAACTCCCATATCAGAAAGATCTTCAGCCGGGCTACAGTTCTGGCATCATCGGCTTGTCTGGCCATGGCTGTGGCGCCAGTGGCAGTCCATGCTCAGGAATCATTCATCGGAGAAGAAGCTGAAACCACTGTCGGAGTAATTAACCCGAATGGTCAGTCGACTAGATCAGTTTCCTCGGAGATGACGCTGGATGAGTATTGGACACTGGATCGCATGTCGAGAGCCACTCCTGTTGATGCAACCCTCGACTTGCCATTTGCAGCGGACCAAGCAACGTCAAACAGCAAAGAGGTTGTCGTTTCCCCTGAAGTGCCAGAACGTGAACAAGAAGCATCAGAACCTATTGAACCGTTCTCCTCATCATCTCAAACCGCCAGTGAGGCGCACTCTCGAATCGGTAATTCCGGTGCTGCGAATGGAAAAGTATTTTTCTCAAAGAAAGTCAATGGCAGATATAAAGATTACGTCTGCTCCGCATCTGCCGTAAACTCAGACAACAAAAGTACCGTAATTACTGCCGGTCACTGCGTTCATAGCGGGAGCGGAGGTGAGTTTCATAAAAACTGGGTATTCGTCCCAGAATATACGATCGGTGTTGCACCCCATGGGAGATTCAAGGCCAATTTTATGACCACAACTACTGACTGGGCAAACTATGGAACTACACCTCGTGGGTTTGCTGCTGACTTCGGGTTTGTCACTGTCAACTCAGAAAGAGGGAAACGTCTCGTCGATGCGGTTGGTGGCCATGGACTGCGCTCCGGAAATGCAGGCTCGTTCAAAGCTGACATAATTGGATATCCCGCCAACCGTTTCCTGGGTTCCTCTATGTTTCGGTGCACGGTACCGGTGAAAAACGAAAATAGGTCGTCCTATAACTTCTACATGTCATATGGGTGCAACTTTGGAGGTGGTGCATCCGGCGGTGCATGGCTAGAAGACTTCAACGGAACTCTGGGACATATCCGCTCCGTGAGTTCGTTTGGTCCGGCAAACGGTGCGGCGTATCTCGGCTCGCCGATTATAACCTCCAAGATTTGGGACATGTTTGATTCAACGGCAAGTCGGCCAGTGAAGTAA
- the secY gene encoding preprotein translocase subunit SecY gives MSAIAQAFKDPDLRKKILITLALMFLYRVGCQIPTPGVDYALINQRLEDIAHGDKATMFSIIGLFSGGALLQLSIFAIGIMPYITASIIVQLLTVVIPRFEELKKEGQSGQAKMTQYTRYLTLALALLQSSGIVALADREQLLGQGMPVLVEDRNVWTLIMMIVVMSSGAMLIMWLGEIITEKGVGNGMSLLIFAGIATQIPSEGAFILQNSGGVTLTLVILALIALVIGIVFIEQGQRRIPVQYAKRMVGRRQYGGSSTYLPLKVNQAGVIPVIFASSLMYVPVLITQIVTMNNQTPPDNWWMSHVMAWLQNPGSWQYILTYVILIIFFAYFYVSVQYDPIEQADNMKKYGGFIPGIRPGRPTAEYLAFVMNRLLFVGSIYLAAIAVLPNLALDAGITGSGRMGMSAFGGTAILIMVSVALTTVKQIESQLLQSNYEGLLR, from the coding sequence GTGTCCGCTATTGCTCAAGCGTTCAAAGACCCGGATCTTCGCAAGAAGATCCTGATCACCCTTGCGCTGATGTTTCTGTACCGCGTCGGGTGCCAGATCCCGACCCCGGGCGTGGATTACGCGTTGATCAATCAGCGCCTCGAGGACATCGCGCACGGCGACAAGGCGACGATGTTCTCCATCATCGGCCTGTTCTCCGGCGGTGCGCTGCTGCAGCTGTCCATCTTCGCCATCGGCATCATGCCGTACATTACGGCGTCCATCATCGTGCAGCTGCTCACGGTGGTCATCCCGCGCTTCGAGGAGCTGAAGAAGGAAGGCCAGTCCGGCCAGGCGAAGATGACGCAGTACACGCGCTACCTCACGCTCGCGCTGGCGCTGCTGCAGTCCTCCGGCATCGTCGCGCTCGCGGACCGCGAACAGTTGCTCGGCCAGGGCATGCCGGTCCTAGTGGAGGACCGCAACGTGTGGACGCTCATCATGATGATCGTGGTCATGTCCTCGGGCGCGATGCTCATCATGTGGCTCGGCGAGATCATCACTGAAAAGGGCGTGGGCAACGGCATGTCCCTGCTCATCTTCGCCGGCATTGCCACCCAGATCCCGTCCGAGGGTGCGTTCATCCTGCAGAACTCCGGCGGTGTCACGCTCACCCTCGTCATCCTCGCGCTCATTGCGCTCGTCATCGGCATCGTCTTCATCGAGCAGGGGCAGCGCCGCATCCCGGTGCAGTACGCGAAGCGCATGGTGGGCCGCCGCCAGTACGGCGGGTCCTCGACCTACCTGCCGCTGAAGGTGAATCAGGCGGGCGTTATCCCGGTCATCTTCGCGTCCTCGCTCATGTACGTGCCGGTGCTCATCACCCAGATCGTCACCATGAACAACCAGACGCCGCCGGACAACTGGTGGATGAGCCACGTCATGGCGTGGCTGCAGAACCCGGGTTCCTGGCAGTACATCCTCACCTACGTCATCCTGATCATCTTCTTCGCGTACTTCTACGTCTCCGTGCAGTACGACCCGATCGAGCAGGCCGACAACATGAAGAAGTACGGCGGCTTCATCCCCGGCATCCGCCCGGGCCGCCCGACCGCCGAGTACCTCGCGTTTGTGATGAACCGCCTGCTGTTCGTGGGCTCCATCTACCTCGCCGCGATCGCGGTTCTGCCGAACCTCGCGCTTGACGCCGGCATCACCGGCTCCGGCCGCATGGGCATGAGCGCGTTCGGCGGTACGGCCATCCTCATTATGGTCTCCGTGGCGCTGACCACGGTCAAGCAAATTGAATCCCAGCTCCTGCAATCCAACTACGAAGGACTTCTGCGATAA
- a CDS encoding adenylate kinase yields the protein MRLVLLGPPGAGKGTQAAILSEKLGVPHISTGDLFRANIGEGTPLGVEAKSYIDAGKLVPTDVTARMVEDRLNQDDAKDGFLLDGFPRTVEQAEILEELLSKRGEKLDGVLNFVVDEDVVVERMLARGRADDNEETIRTRLGVYRDETAPLIDHYGDQIISIDAVGDVDEINQRAMAALGK from the coding sequence ATGCGTCTCGTTCTCCTTGGCCCTCCCGGTGCCGGCAAGGGCACCCAAGCCGCGATCCTCTCCGAGAAGCTCGGCGTGCCCCACATCTCCACGGGCGACCTGTTCCGCGCCAACATCGGCGAGGGCACCCCGCTCGGTGTTGAGGCGAAGAGCTACATCGACGCCGGCAAGCTCGTGCCCACCGACGTCACCGCCCGCATGGTGGAGGATCGCCTCAACCAAGACGACGCGAAGGACGGCTTCCTCCTCGACGGCTTCCCGCGCACGGTGGAGCAGGCCGAGATCCTCGAGGAGCTGCTGAGCAAGCGCGGCGAGAAGCTCGACGGCGTGCTCAACTTCGTCGTCGACGAGGACGTAGTCGTCGAGCGCATGCTCGCCCGCGGCCGCGCCGACGACAACGAGGAGACCATCCGCACCCGGCTCGGCGTCTACCGCGACGAGACGGCACCGCTCATCGACCACTACGGCGACCAGATCATCTCCATCGACGCCGTGGGCGACGTCGACGAGATCAACCAGCGCGCGATGGCGGCGCTGGGCAAGTAG
- the map gene encoding type I methionyl aminopeptidase yields the protein MAFRKRKIAAKTPAELDAMEAAGRIVGTALQEVRAAAKPGVSTLDLDKVAEAVIRDHGATPTFLGYNGFPGSICASVNDVVVHGIPSKSIVLAEGDLVSIDCGATLDGWVGDSAWSFGIGELAPDVDALNRATEWVLAEGLKAMVPGNKLTDVSHALEQATYAAEERFGVELGIVDGYGGHGIGHTMHEEPYLANEGKPHRGPVIQEGSVLAIEPMLILGGGYDTRVLDDEWTVKTLDGAPAAHWEHTVAATADGPRILTPRL from the coding sequence ATGGCATTTCGCAAACGCAAGATCGCGGCCAAGACGCCCGCAGAACTCGACGCGATGGAGGCCGCCGGGCGAATCGTCGGCACCGCGCTGCAGGAGGTCCGCGCTGCGGCGAAACCCGGCGTGTCCACCCTCGACCTCGACAAGGTCGCCGAGGCCGTGATCCGCGACCACGGCGCCACCCCGACGTTCCTCGGCTACAACGGGTTCCCGGGTTCCATCTGCGCGTCGGTGAACGATGTGGTCGTGCACGGGATCCCGTCGAAAAGCATCGTGCTCGCGGAGGGCGACCTCGTCTCCATCGACTGTGGCGCGACGCTCGACGGCTGGGTGGGCGACAGCGCGTGGAGCTTCGGTATCGGCGAGCTCGCCCCGGACGTCGACGCCCTCAACCGCGCCACGGAGTGGGTGCTCGCCGAGGGGCTCAAGGCGATGGTGCCGGGCAACAAGCTCACCGATGTCTCCCACGCGCTCGAACAGGCGACGTACGCGGCGGAGGAGCGCTTCGGCGTCGAACTCGGGATCGTCGACGGCTACGGCGGGCACGGCATTGGGCACACGATGCATGAGGAGCCGTACCTGGCCAACGAGGGCAAGCCGCACCGGGGCCCGGTGATCCAGGAGGGGTCCGTGCTGGCCATCGAGCCGATGCTCATCCTCGGAGGGGGCTACGACACGAGGGTGCTTGACGACGAATGGACCGTGAAAACCCTCGACGGCGCGCCCGCCGCGCACTGGGAGCACACGGTCGCAGCGACCGCTGACGGACCCAGGATTCTGACGCCTCGCCTGTGA
- a CDS encoding L,D-transpeptidase, with the protein MSYRPRHAKQSPMKRRATTFAAGLGVVATLAAPATAQAQTAPNPVATSSLDSFSARVNDAMANLDKSARDTAWDVRNNLRAQADGLAAINPDLPAQAKQRIDQIVEQFFPGLIAEKTPKPKPTPAPAPAPAPAPAPAPRPANPCPADAHACVDLTNQKSWLQNNGQIYYGPVQISSGRVGQETPKGTFYVNRKVKDEISYEFNNAPMPYSVYFTDNGIAFHQDDPYVPSAGCIHLYRQDAQKYFNDLQIGDKVYVF; encoded by the coding sequence ATGTCTTACCGTCCCCGCCACGCAAAGCAGTCGCCGATGAAGCGGCGCGCCACCACGTTTGCCGCCGGCCTCGGCGTCGTCGCCACCCTCGCCGCCCCGGCCACTGCGCAGGCGCAGACCGCCCCGAACCCGGTCGCGACCTCGAGCCTGGACTCGTTCTCCGCCCGCGTGAACGACGCCATGGCCAACCTGGACAAGTCCGCGCGCGACACCGCGTGGGACGTGCGCAACAACCTGCGCGCGCAGGCTGACGGCCTCGCCGCGATCAACCCGGACCTCCCGGCGCAGGCGAAGCAGCGCATCGACCAAATCGTCGAGCAGTTCTTCCCGGGCCTCATCGCCGAGAAGACCCCGAAGCCGAAGCCCACACCGGCCCCGGCTCCCGCTCCGGCGCCTGCCCCCGCTCCGGCGCCGCGCCCGGCGAACCCGTGCCCGGCCGACGCGCACGCCTGCGTCGACCTGACCAACCAGAAGTCCTGGCTGCAGAACAACGGCCAGATCTACTACGGCCCGGTGCAGATCAGCTCCGGCCGCGTGGGCCAGGAGACGCCGAAGGGCACGTTCTACGTCAACCGCAAGGTCAAGGACGAGATCTCCTACGAGTTCAACAACGCCCCGATGCCGTACTCCGTGTACTTCACCGACAACGGCATCGCGTTCCACCAGGACGACCCGTACGTGCCGTCCGCGGGCTGCATCCACCTCTACCGCCAGGACGCGCAGAAGTACTTCAACGACCTGCAGATCGGTGACAAGGTTTACGTGTTCTAG
- the infA gene encoding translation initiation factor IF-1, translating into MAKEGAIEVEGRIIEPLKNAMFRVELDNGHEVLAHISGKMRQHYIRILPEDRVVVELSPYDLDRGRITYRYK; encoded by the coding sequence ATGGCAAAAGAAGGCGCAATCGAGGTTGAGGGCCGGATTATCGAGCCCTTGAAGAACGCGATGTTCCGTGTCGAGCTGGACAACGGGCACGAGGTTCTCGCCCACATCAGTGGCAAGATGCGCCAGCACTACATCCGCATCCTCCCGGAGGACCGCGTCGTGGTGGAGCTTTCCCCCTACGATCTGGACCGCGGGCGCATCACCTACCGCTACAAGTAA
- the rpsM gene encoding 30S ribosomal protein S13: MARLAGVDLPRNKRMEIALTYIYGIGATRSKELLEKTGISPDLRTDDLTDDQLAALRDAIESSYTVEGDLRREVQADIRRKIEIGSYQGMRHRRGLPVRGQRTKTNARTRKGPKKTIAGKKK, translated from the coding sequence ATGGCACGTCTAGCTGGTGTGGATCTCCCGCGCAACAAGCGTATGGAGATCGCGCTTACCTACATTTACGGCATCGGTGCAACCCGATCCAAGGAACTGCTCGAGAAGACGGGCATTTCTCCGGACCTGCGCACGGACGATCTCACCGACGATCAGCTCGCAGCACTGCGCGACGCGATCGAGTCCTCCTACACCGTGGAGGGCGATCTGCGCCGCGAGGTGCAGGCAGACATCCGCCGCAAGATTGAAATCGGCTCCTACCAGGGCATGCGTCACCGCCGTGGCCTGCCCGTCCGCGGCCAGCGCACGAAGACCAACGCGCGCACCCGCAAGGGCCCGAAGAAGACCATCGCAGGAAAGAAGAAGTAA
- the rpsK gene encoding 30S ribosomal protein S11, with product MAPQTRSGARRGRRTVKKNVAAGHAYIKSTFNNTIVSITDPQGNVISWASSGHVGFKGSRKSTPFAAQMAAENAARKAMDHGMKKVDVFVKGPGSGRETAIRSLQAAGLEVSSISDVTPQPFNGCRPPKRRRV from the coding sequence ATGGCTCCTCAGACTCGTTCCGGTGCGCGTCGCGGACGCCGCACCGTCAAGAAGAACGTGGCCGCCGGCCACGCCTACATCAAGTCCACCTTCAACAACACCATCGTGTCCATCACGGACCCGCAGGGCAACGTGATCTCCTGGGCGTCCTCCGGCCACGTCGGCTTCAAGGGCTCCCGTAAGTCCACGCCGTTCGCCGCGCAGATGGCCGCCGAGAACGCCGCCCGCAAGGCGATGGATCACGGCATGAAGAAGGTCGACGTCTTTGTCAAGGGTCCGGGCTCTGGCCGCGAGACCGCAATCCGTTCGCTCCAGGCTGCCGGCCTAGAGGTGTCCTCGATCTCCGACGTGACGCCGCAGCCGTTCAACGGCTGCCGTCCGCCGAAGCGTCGTCGCGTTTAA